In Helianthus annuus cultivar XRQ/B chromosome 3, HanXRQr2.0-SUNRISE, whole genome shotgun sequence, a single window of DNA contains:
- the LOC110930266 gene encoding cellulose synthase-like protein G3 has product MGTLLLHTYKHMSCITFNRVFALIYTCAILALIYHHILTLLLLHSTTFISIVTTTSLLISDLILGVAWATTTSFRLRPILRKAYPENLEKVMDIKDFPAMDIFICTADPFKEPPMNVVNTALSLMAYDYPPEKMSVYVSDDGGSELTLFAFMEAAKFAKIWLPFCREHNIMDRCPEVYFRSDPHGSDDELQIIEEIKAMYENMKIRVENVVERGEVCPYYITNELQRQAFNQYRTPGFTRANHPTIIQVLIESAKEKDQNGQSMPNLIYVSRQKNKNAPHNFKAGALNSLLRVSSIMTNAPIVLTQDCDMCSNDPQTPKRALCYILDPSGQPELGYVQFPQRFSGLNKDDIYGGEVLRLFLANPVGMDGLQGPHYVGTGCFFLRRAFFGGPTSMVPPERQELRPDHVVEKPITAQPIIELAHYVARCNYENNTKWGFQIGFRYGSLVEDYFTGYKLQCEGWKSIFCHPSRPAFLGDAPFSLIDSMSQSKRWAIGHLEVFFSRYMPMFFGARYMGIVMGLCYAHNAFWPIWSIPITIYSFLPQLALLNGFYIFPKVTDWWFLLYVFLFLGAYAQDCYDFILFGSTYKRWWNDQRMWIIKGLSPYVFAFVEYTSKRLGIATEGFNVTSKVQDDEQSKRYDQGLMEFGVHSPMFIPLATASIVNLFALIIGIIRMSSIWSLDTLFVQLFIASFGVLNSWPVYEAMVLRKDKGRMHVKTIVISICLASALCVGASLAL; this is encoded by the exons ATGGGGACACTTCTTCTTCACACATACAAGCACATGTCATGCATAACCTTCAACCGTGTCTTTGCACTTATTTACACTTGTGCCATCCTTGCCCTAATCTACCACCATATCCTcaccctcctcctcctccactCCACCACCTTCATCTCCATCGTCACCACCACATCCCTCTTGATCTCTGACCTCATCCTCGGCGTCGCATGGGCCACCACCACTTCCTTCCGCCTCCGCCCCATTCTCCGAAAAGCTTACCCGGAAAACCTAGAGAAAGTCATGGACATAAAAGATTTTCCTGCCATGGACATATTCATATGCACCGCGGATCCGTTTAAAGAGCCGCCGATGAACGTTGTCAACACCGCGTTGTCTCTTATGGCTTACGACTACCCACCGGAGAAGATGTCGGTGTATGTTTCGGATGATGGTGGCTCTGAGCTTACTCTTTTTGCTTTCATGGAGGCAGCAAAGTTTGCAAAGATTTGGCTCCCATTTTGTAGGGAACATAACATCATGGACAGATGTCCGGAAGTATATTTCAGGTCTGACCCCCATGGAAGTGATGATGAGCTTCAGATAATTGAGGAAATTAAG GCAATGTACGAGAACATGAAAATAAGAGTGGAGAATGTTGTGGAAAGAGGTGAGGTATGCCCGTATTACATTACCAACGAATTACAACGTCAAGCTTTCAATCAGTATCGAACACCAGGGTTTACTCGTGCAAACCATCCAACCATTATTCAG GTACTGATAGAGAGTGCAAAAGAAAAGGACCAGAATGGGCAATCAATGCCTAATCTGATTTATGTATCGagacaaaaaaacaaaaacgcCCCACACAACTTCAAAGCTGGTGCTCTCAATTCATTG CTTCGAGTATCAAGTATTATGACCAATGCTCCAATAGTTCTAACTCAAGATTGTGACATGTGTTCGAATGATCCTCAAACACCTAAGAGGGCGTTGTGTTATATCTTAGACCCATCAGGTCAACCCGAGTTAGGATACGTACAGTTTCCTCAACGCTTTTCTGGGCTCAACAAAGATGACATTTATGGTGGTGAGGTCTTGCGTTTATTTTTAGCCAACCCGGTTGGGATGGATGGGTTACAAGGCCCTCATTATGTTGGTACCGGGTGCTTCTTCCTTCGACGTGCTTTCTTTGGTGGGCCCACATCAATGGTGCCACCAGAAAGACAAGAACTAAGACCGGACCATGTGGTGGAGAAGCCCATTACCGCACAACCAATTATCGAGTTAGCACATTATGTGGCTAGATGCAACTATGAAAACAACACCAAGTGGGGATTCCAA ATAGGATTTCGGTATGGGTCTCTTGTGGAGGACTATTTCACCGGATATAAATTGCAATGTGAAGGATGGAAGTCTATCTTTTGTCATCCAAGTAGGCCAGCATTTTTAGGCGATGCTCCTTTCTCTCTTATTGATTCCATGAGTCAAAGTAAGAGATGGGCTATTGGGCATCTTGAGGTTTTCTTCTCAAGATATATGCCAATGTTTTTTGGAGCCCGATACATGGGCATTGTTATGGGCTTATGTTATGCCCATAATGCTTTTTGGCCCATATGGTCAATTCCCATCACAATATACTCTTTCCTCCCTCAACTTGCCCTTTTGAATGGATTTTACATCTTCCCAAAG GTGACAGATTGGTGGTTTTTGTTGTATGTTTTTCTATTTCTTGGAGCATACGCGCAAGATTGTTATGACTTCATCTTATTCGGTAGTACTTATAAAAGATGGTGGAATGATCAAAGGATGTGGATAATAAAGGGACTTTCACCCTACGTATTTGCATTTGTCGAGTACACCAGCAAGCGTTTAGGGATAGCTACAGAAGGGTTCAATGTGACAAGCAAAGTCCAAGATGATGAACAAAGCAAGCGATATGATCAAGGTCTTATGGAGTTTGGGGTTCACTCACCAATGTTTATACCTTTGGCAACTGCGTCCATTGTCAACCTATTCGCGTTGATTATTGGGATAATACGGATGTCGAGCATTTGGAGTTTGGATACGTTGTTTGTGCAATTGTTTATAGCTAGTTTTGGAGTATTGAATAGTTGGCCCGTTTATGAAGCCATGGTACTGAGGAAGGATAAAGGCCGGATGCATGTTAAGACCATCGTTATATCGATATGTTTAGCATCTGCTTTATGTGTTGGAGCTTCTCTCGCACTATAA